The DNA sequence AATTGCTATTTCGGTAGGAAAAACCGCATTCTTTATGAGATAATTTGTTATCGAGTATTTTAACGAAACTAACACAGTCACCAATGGATTTTTCCTGTATTCCTGCATTGCCTATCACGGCACCGCCAATAGTTCCCGGGATGCCAACTGCAAATTCTAACCCACTCAATCCTCTTTTACAAGTTAGATTAACTAATTTTGGTAGTTCCACTCCTGCACCAGTAATTATCCTGCCGTTGTCAAGCCACCTTATCTTTTTAAATTCATCCACTAATTTAATAACGACCCCGCGAATTCCCTTATCCGTGACTAAAACATTTGAACCTCCACCTAAGACAAAAAACGGTGTCTTAAATTGAGCACACAGGCTTACTACCTGTTTTAATTCCCCCTCATTACCAACCTCTACGAATATATCGGCTAAACCACCGACTTTAAAATGGGTATGGCGGCTCATTGGCTCGTTAAGTTTAACTTTATTTGTTATTTTCTGAAGTTCTAAAACTAAATTCATATTTAATACTTGCCAATTTGATAAACTTGCAGGTCTCTCCTGAAAATCGGGACTCGGGACTCGGGGTTCGGGATTCG is a window from the bacterium genome containing:
- the murB gene encoding UDP-N-acetylmuramate dehydrogenase; this encodes MNLVLELQKITNKVKLNEPMSRHTHFKVGGLADIFVEVGNEGELKQVVSLCAQFKTPFFVLGGGSNVLVTDKGIRGVVIKLVDEFKKIRWLDNGRIITGAGVELPKLVNLTCKRGLSGLEFAVGIPGTIGGAVIGNAGIQEKSIGDCVSFVKILDNKLSHKECGFSYRNSNLRKYVILEVEILLKKAEISHIITVLQDYKQKRKDTQPQGYRNAGCIFKNPPGNFAGKLIDAAGLKGLRIGGAYISNKHANFILNDGTATAMDILNLITKIKKSVFDKFGIGLEEEIIII